One Gossypium raimondii isolate GPD5lz chromosome 3, ASM2569854v1, whole genome shotgun sequence genomic window carries:
- the LOC105795508 gene encoding uncharacterized protein LOC105795508, translated as MNEFGTERSRPWNIYTSSDPSPSQAVTDKETPWKDFGASMNAISFGFVATAILISMFLIMAIFEHLFRPNPAFSSPDQVTDGGLGSRPIEKLGNQERVSYASDFSVVMPGEQFPTHIAQPAPLPCPREGIYWPPHEHNFVFP; from the exons ATGAATGAGTTTGGTACTGAGAGATCAAGGCCATGGAACATATATACAAGTTCAGATCCAAGTCCATCTCAAGCAGTAACTGATAAGGAAACTCCTTGGAAAGACTTTGGAGCATCCATGAATGCCATTTCTTTTGGCTTTGTTGCTACAGCTATCTTGATATCAATGTTCCTTATAATGGCCATTTTCGAACACCTTTTTCGCCCCAACCCTGCTTTTTCTTCACCTGATCAAGTTACTGATGGTGGTTTAGGGTCTAGACCAATTGAGAAACTTGGGAATCAAGAAAGA GTATCATATGCATCAGATTTCTCAGTGGTGATGCCAGGAGAGCAATTTCCTACTCATATTGCACAGCCTGCTCCTTTGCCTTGCCCAAGGGAAGGCATCTATTGGCCACCCCATGAACATAATTTTGTATTTCCCTAA